In Arvicola amphibius chromosome 1, mArvAmp1.2, whole genome shotgun sequence, one DNA window encodes the following:
- the LOC119818607 gene encoding inositol 1,4,5-trisphosphate receptor-interacting protein yields the protein MALGLFRVCLVVVTAIVNHPLLFPRENATVPENEEEILRKMQEHQEKLQLEQLRLEEEVAQLLAEKEALKQAEEEGRQQPETYTAWNLWSTLCMILFLIIEIWRQDYQDAPFPECPAGDEDELSGPGGPPLKGLPLPNKATLDHFYEHCIRSATGDAARTREFVEGFVDDLLEALRSVCSRDTDMELEDFIGVGSMYENWQVERPLQCHLYVPFTPPEPYSFRPELWCSSLSVPLDRQGYGQIKVTLADGDPLGCACSKTKLGEDMLCLLHGKSGGVQPSGGGGDEMKDLLCSRETSHLDAMQVMKWFQVALTRAWHRIAHKYEFDVAFGQLDTPGSLRIKFRSGKFMPFILTPVIQCSDSDLYFVPQLPKEPHRGPPASSTDWFLSFAVSERQFLRMIGKALPEDACHLSCLQIASFLLSKQSRLSGPSGLHSYHLKTVLLHLLLSRRATDWKASQLGVRLQELFRFLERSLLEKKLHHFFVGNRKVPEAMGLPEVVWRAEPINLFRPFVLQRTLYHSTMDFFYEMLRNAPTLISEYSLHVPSDRASPPPKAVAL from the coding sequence ATGGCCCTGGGACTTTTCCGGGTATGTCTGGTGGTGGTGACAGCCATTGTTAACCACCCCCTGCTGTTCCCCCGGGAGAACGCCACAGTTCCAGAAAACGAGGAGGAGATCCTCCGTAAGATGCAGGAACACCAGGAGAAGCTGCAGCTGGAGCAGCTGCGTCTGGAGGAGGAGGTGGCGCAGCTGCTGGCCGAGAAGGAGGCCCTGAAGCAGGCCGAGGAGGAGGGCCGGCAGCAGCCCGAGACCTACACTGCTTGGAACCTCTGGAGCACTCTCTGCATGATCCTCTTCCTGATCATCGAGATATGGCGGCAGGACTACCAGGATGCACCCTTCCCAGAGTGCCCAGCTGGAGATGAGGATGAGCTGTCTGGACCGGGGGGCCCTCCACTGAAGGGCCTTCCCCTGCCCAATAAGGCCACCCTGGACCACTTCTACGAGCACTGCATCCGGAGCGCCACGGGTGATGCTGCCCGCACCCGGGAGTTTGTGGAAGGCTTCGTGGATGACCTGCTGGAAGCTCTGAGGAGTGTCTGCAGCCGAGACACGGACATGGAGCTGGAGGACTTCATCGGAGTGGGTAGCATGTATGAAAACTGGCAGGTGGAGAGACCACTCCAGTGCCACCTGTATGTACCCTTCACACCCCCGGAGCCCTACAGCTTCCGCCCAGAGCTCTGGTGCTCCAGCCTCTCGGTGCCCCTGGATCGGCAGGGCTACGGCCAGATTAAGGTGACCCTGGCCGATGGGGACCCTCTAGGCTGTGCCTGCAGCAAGACTAAGCTCGGGGAAGATATGCTGTGTCTCCTCCACGGCAAGAGTGGTGGGGTACAGCCCAGCGGAGGTGGAGGTGATGAAATGAAGGACTTGCTGTGTTCCAGAGAGACCTCACACCTGGACGCCATGCAGGTCATGAAGTGGTTCCAGGTGGCCCTCACCAGAGCCTGGCACCGCATCGCCCACAAATATGAGTTTGACGTTGCCTTTGGCCAGCTAGACACCCCGGGGTCTCTCAGAATCAAGTTCCGCTCGGGGAAGTTCATGCCCTTCATCCTGACTCCTGTGATCCAGTGTAGCGACTCGGACCTATACTTCGTCCCACAGCTTCCCAAGGAGCCGCACAGGggacctccagcctccagcacCGACTGGTTCCTGTCGTTTGCTGTCTCCGAGCGACAGTTCCTCCGGATGATCGGGAAGGCTTTGCCCGAGGACGCCTGCCACCTTAGCTGTCTGCAGATCGCCTCCTTCTTGCTCTCCAAGCAGAGCCGCCTGTCAGGCCCCAGCGGGCTGCACAGCTACCACCTAAAGACGGTCCTGCTGCACCTCCTGCTGTCCCGGCGGGCCACCGACTGGAAGGCCAGCCAGCTGGGTGTGCGTTTGCAGGAGCTCTTCCGCTTCCTGGAGAGAAGCCTCCTGGAGAAGAAGCTCCATCACTTCTTTGTGGGCAACCGCAAGGTGCCTGAGGCTATGGGACTCCCAGAGGTCGTGTGGAGAGCCGAGCCTATAAACCTCTTCCGGCCCTTCGTTCTGCAGCGGACTCTTTACCACAGCACAATGGACTTCTTCTATGAAATGCTGAGGAATGCCCCAACGCTCATTAGTGAATATTCCCTCCATGTCCCTTCAGACCGTGCCAGCCCACCACCAAAAGCTGTCGCCTTGTAG